ATCAGTCAGTCTGTTAGTCAGGAAGAAAGTCAGAAAACACAATGAAGACACAGACCAGGACACTCCCAAACTGAACTTGCTTTACAAACTGGTTTGTAGAGATAAGAAGCCCGCAATGACCTTAAAAGGATTTGAGCAAGTTAATGACCCATGTCGACAATACATgcgaaattcttttttttatatataaatttcagaaaaaaacgcATTACTGGTAAACGACTCAACGTCTtggcaacaaaaaacaaaaaacaaaagaaaaaacaaaaaaaaaaaaaaaagaaaaaggaaaggaagaaaggacaaaaactAGATAAAAATCGAGTGCGATGGCTGTTCTCTAGGGATCACTGCAGCCAAAGCTTCTCTCTTCCATTTAAATGCCAGCAGAAAGCTGATGATAGATCATGTCCGCGAGGTCTGTAAATCAAATTCATGCGCGCCCAGTGCCTTTCTGCTCGCCCTCGATGAATATGCAGCTGCCAGGAAGATCTAATATTTGCGATTCCAGGAGAGGGTTTTGAACACAGCGAAAACATTCATGAAATTGTTTGCTAACCTAATCAGCACAAACACTAAAGATTGATAACTCGTGACTGTGAAATTCGAAGACCTCCTTTCTTCAATGTTGACTGGATTGCTTTTAAGATGGAGTTTATTTGTGTgcgctggaaaaaaaatggcttAGTGTTTTCATttagttctgtgtgtgtttgtgtgtgggtgcgttTGTGTGTTAATGGGTGGGTGCGTTTGTgggtgcgtttgtgtgtgtgtgtgtgagcgcgcgcgttCGTAACAAAAAACTCCTCCCAGCTTCCATCCAAAATGGCGCGAACTAAGCTCATACAGCGATCATGTCAATGGACCGAAGGTCGTTGATTGCTTCAGTCTACAATGTCAGATGAAATGCAAAAGAGCATCGAGGACTCACAAACACTGATTACATCGGATCGAAGCACAACGATGCCAAGGACAGCGACATGGCACATGGTCCCGCCCTCAGACTTTGAGACATACCGCCAGGTAAATAACACTAAAGACATCGATAATTAttcttgtcatttatttgtcGCTTGGAGTCTTGCACCACATCCTGCGGATAAAAAGCAGCAGAGTGCCAGACACTGCTGAAATACTGATTGCTTTGTATGTGAAGGGAGCAGAGTAATCAGGTAAGAGAGTTTACCGTTATTACCACTTACATTtaatgtgtgtatgcttgtgtgtatatatacaatatattcaACTGAGTGTACTTTGCTTGCACATTCATCCTGCTTACAATCTTAACTTCTTATGTCTCCATCCATTATTTCACCTCCCCTACATCTCGACAAACTTTGTGATAGAACGGATTTTCCCCATGGTACCCTTAGTTCTTTATAAAGCTACCCTCGCCTCTCGCCCAACATTTGGGATGGACAAATAATGTTGAGATAACAAATAGGTACTGTATCTACAATACCAGCAGAACTACAggtttaaattatgaaaaaaaaatcagtgtaaaAAAATACCATCAAAGCCAATGCATCTCAATCTCAGCATCAGTATATTGTAAATCTCCGTTCACCTTAAGTTAAATATTATCAGACTGATTACACTAAATACTCGCATACTCTTGGCCTCCATATTGTTCGACTTTATTCCTTGGGAAACACAGTACACGCTTGCTAACTCAATGATTAAACTATTCGCTGATCCagtagcatatatatatatagccggAGGTATATTATGGGATCTTTATATACCTCGTTCTGCAGAACCCCAAACATAGTTTCAACTATGTAAACTGTAAAGTTAAAATGAACTTACACAAACACGAGGTTTTAAAAGATACAGCTATTTGTGAGTTTTATTAGATTACTTGTTTGAgctcaaagatttttttagttggttttttcCCTGGCTTCAGAATAAATCCCATTCTAGTACTGCTTAACTCCCCTTTTTCCGAGCAGAAGCGAACTTCTGACCTGCAAAGAATTTCGGGAGAGGAACAGTTTTAAGATGTCCCCGTGCAAACTCTACGCTAGAGGCATTATAGACAACATTTCTTACCTGAACATCATCGCCACTATCGTCTGTGTCATCGTCTCCTGGTCGTCGGCGGCCGTTTATCATCACTCCTGGAGCTGGACGGCAACCGACAATGCCCGGCTGTTGGGTCACGTGATCGCGACCCGGAAGCCGTCGTCAGTCGTGTCATGCCTGACCTCGTGCACGCAGAAGACGGGGTGCTGGACCGTCAACCATCGCGCCGACGATGGCACGTGCGAGATGAACAATGCAGACGACAGGTGGAACGATGTGAACATTTCGAGGTCCGGTCCCGAGTTCCGCTATTACCAGAAGGTCATCCCGACAGGTCCGCAGGTACTGAGTGATAGGTTGGCTTCTCCGGTGAAggagaataaaaaattttttctgtCACTGCATGTTAATCCATTAATCTTTTCGACTTGTTTAACAGCTGGTGGGTCAAGAAAGATGATTTCACCTGTCATGTTCTCAGTTTTCGTGGCTTGTCCGAATTTTAAAACAGTGAAATTAGCATCAGAAACTTACATTCTGCTCATTCCATAAATATTGCTCGAGGTGGACTCAcgtcgaaatttttttttttgtgtgtgttgtctttattgttcAAATCAGTTAAAAGGGATTTAAGGGAAACcaatttatttgaaagcaaGATAATATGTTTTAGCAGCTTAGACAACGTataccaaacaaaaaacttatGTTTCTTTCAGGATGTTACTCTGAAGGAACTCGCAAATGGTATGGTAATGGATCTCTTTTTCTTGTATACACGcgtattatatataaataacacgTAAACCCATTCAGGAGGGCCATTGCATACTTTTACAAGAATTAATATAGTTTTGattgatatataaatatctgtATATAAATCGAAGGAGGCAGTGTTGGTTGtaagaaaggaggaaaagaaacaaagtgacTGTAGTTCAGTTAAGGGGAAAGGTCTTTCTCCAAATGAGTAGAAAAAATGAGTTGACGATGGAGAGATGTAAAGTAAACGAACGAATGAGGACGGTGAGTGAGCATCATAGAGGAATGTGATATGTGCAAATTAAAGTGTGGTCCTTTTCTGGACAGCATCCCCTTGCTACGATGGTCACCTGTACCTGAATAACACCTGCCTGGAGGTGGTGCCAGATCCTCCAGTCTTTGTCAACTGGTCCCAGGCGCGCTCCATCTGTAGCCAGAAATTCGGCCGCTTGGCCGTTCTTGATTCTCCTATTCTAGAGAGCATTCTGAGCAAACTGCCAAACTTCGGGCTCAAAAAGAACTACTACATCGGTAATGTACCTCACCCTGCATTACAATGGAAATTTAAGAGGTGGTCAAATATTCATTACAGCACCACCAGTCACCGGGCGGCACACCTGCCCCATGGTTGCAAACTTTACATCCTAATACCCTGTAATGCCCCTAGAAAGCTATATATTGGTACCCGATCCACCCTGCCATGTCCCTACATAGCTGCTAAGTGAAACACACACCTTGTATATAGTGAACGCGTTTATTATGAATAAACGACTTACCAGCTATAGTAAACACACCTTAATTATGAGATTTTATGAGTAAACACGTTTTATTACTAGTAAATACATATCCTGCTGATACATGTTTATTGCCAATACATCTTTCGTacgcaaaataaaatattaatttgagACTGCATGATGAATTATGCTAGCTTTATTGTCTATAGCTCTATAAATGTTAAAAGGGGTTTAGGACTTTGTCTTACatatttgtattgttattattccaCAGACCACTAGAATCAAAACTACTGCAAGGCAggcaaatgatgaaaaataaacatcatcacGAGCATTGCGCATCGTATAAATGTATGCCTGCAGGAAGAGATGGGAGGGGAAGAGAGTGAGGTTGTAATCAGGTTCTACTGTAGGTAGAGAGACTGAACTTGTCATCAGACTGGATCGTTTGTACTAACCCATGTTTTGGGATGTCTGGTGCAGATATTGTCCGCAGGTCTGATGGTGTTCTAATCTGGGGCGCGACAGGAGGAGTCTGCAGTCTACAACGACCTCCATGGTACAACGGTCAGCCGGACAACTACAAGCTCGGAAGTGGTATGTCAGCACAATACCTCTGTTTACTTCGtctttctttcaccttttttttctctttttttttttttttttttttgttttttgtttttttggtaatcATCTTGGCCTCACAGCTATGCTGAATGTCTCCTGCAATTTCAAGCTTATAATTTCATGCAGCCTCGCCTTcattaagaaattattaattgtcgatttttttacttttttatgtcGACCGAAGTGTGTCAAGACTAAAAAACGAGGCTCGATAATATTTGCTATGTCGGTAACAGCTACTGTGGATAACGAACTTTCTCATAGCAAAGTCGTTGCtgaagaccaacctgaacggtttgcgtttgtttgttgttgttgttttttttcagatatcagtagatatataggcgatataaaactaaactgtaaatgtcagctaccaaaacccatccgttaattaattatctgctacAATTCGCACCTGCtatcaacgagcgctgataacagtgtactacgtcacgttggtacaccattcacagcATTGCCGTCGGTCAACACCTACGACTACGACTGTACGACTACGACTACACACCTACGACTACGACTGTAGCTACTAATTAAGATTCTCTCCATCGTACTTGTTGAACCTCTATAGCTGTTTTTACTACCATTACGACTGCTCTTCGTAatctctaaccctaaccctgcctTATTTGTTTGACTTATTTTCAGCCCCCGAAAACTGTggaaacatagaagacacagcCACAAGTTACCGGTACTTGGACGTGCCCTGTAACCTTTCCCGCGGCTACATCTGTCAGTACGGTAAGTCCTCAGTCCGCAGAAGCCTAACCTAGACATTCTTCAGTCGGGCTTACATGCCTCTAAGCAACAGGAATTAAAGGCTTGCACGAGAGTTAACTTTGTCCCAAATGATTGGTTTAATTCATTTCAAGATATATCTATACCTTCAAACTCTCTACCTCCATCCTGCCTTAATGTTCACCGTGGGGTAGGGGCTTCAACCATTTCTGTTCACAATATACCTGCATCTTTTAGGGTTCATCATCTTTGGAATTCTGTTCACCATGGTATAAGAAATTAATACCCTtgaaaaatcacttttaaatGTCAGCGTTCAGGTGCCACAGCAACACAAAGAGAGACACTCACATACCTATATATGCAAGACATAACATAATCAAGGATTGCAAATAAGTgaaatgttgatttatttaattttttaagctTCTGTTTGTTGGTCTTGTATTTTCAGCTCCATGGGTTCACTATGTGTGGTGAACGGCAACTGAAAAAGCCTCCAAGCCAGATTGTCAGCTAAGGGATGCAGCTTCTCATGATGatctcaaaattttaaaacttcaaaattttaaaatgtgggtATGTTTGAAGCTATATGTTCGATCACAGCACAAccttatttcaaatatttcactttttttgggggggaggggtcTTTCAAggtaaaatttgtttcagaaCAAACCTTTTTGCAACAGCAAACTGACTGGCTTTCCAAAACATCCCGTGATTGTATATTAAACACTGCACTACATACAATTTgggcatattttaaaaaaaaaggtgattatttctgtttgtttgttttgcataacCAGTTCCAGCCACTTTATGAAGTTATTCTCCAATTCTCCTTGCACTCATTCACATACAGCCCATACTGTGTACATTCCTCATCAATTTTTTAAGTTCTCACATGAATATTACACATGATTTTAATATGTATAAACATTCAATCAGCTATCACCCATCAGAATCAATCACCACTGAACTTCAATGTCTCAACaatgttttattgatatttgCATAAATATGACATTTTGATGGACTGGTAGAGGAAGGCATATCATATTTAACCTGCATAGATTATTTGGTGCAGTAATGTGTACAAACAATAGTGTGAATGctctcaatttaaaaaaaaaatgtcttcaaaaatGAATTGCATGAATAGAACATAAAAATAGTTGCCTGGTACCCTTCCATTTGATAACAATAATTGAATAGTCAGCAAATAAAGTTTAAGAACTATGTGTCACTTTAATTCATTAGCAGTATGAACAAACTTCATGATATATTTATCAACAGACTTTATCAAGTAGAGAGTTCTACTTAAAAATACTGGTGGTAAGAAAAAAACTACCCATTATCATGAACTGTAAAGTTCACAAACTGTATAGGATGTGTGTTAACAGAGAAGTCTTGTGGGATAGATCAGGCCATCAGTAcatattgtattttttgcaaacttttgGTCTCGGaatccataaaataaaactatgtaTGCCATCTGAATGAATGTGACATATGACTCGTATAGCAAgcatgtatgtacacacacgcaagatagtgaaagaaaaacataagcaccatttttttaataataataagccaTGAAAAACGAACAACGATGTATAACAGATGTGGGCTTTTATTATGGTACGTAGCTTACTTGAGTTGCACAGTTTCTAGCAGATAACCAGAATTTCAACAAGTATCAACACCAGTGAGAATCTTACAGACCTTCCACAAGAGGAAAATAAGTTCCCATTGTATAAGACATGACACATTTTAGAAGACACGATTTGGTGCCCATTTGTCCCTGCtttctccccacccaccctccaGGTTTTGTTTTCCTGAAGAGGTAATACAAGATGGTTTTACCTCATAAAATCATGAATACATGAAATGCCTCAAGCAAGTATGAGAGCATCTGACAATTAAGGAGAGGtacaaaccaaaagaaaaccCAAACATTTCTCAGCTTGAAATTGATATAACGAAAACAAGTTATCTTCGTTTGCATAGATTTGTTTCTGTCGCTGGTTTCATTAACGTGTAATAACAAGGTCCTGTAATACAGGTGCAAATcagtggaaataaaataaagtaacatCGAAGTCACTGAATGTATTATTGTGCCTGGAGTGCAACTACACTTGTAATAATCTAAAATTAGTTTTGTAACTTCTGTGCAAAAGAGTTTATTTGTGCTATAACTGAACTTGTGAAACTGGCGCTTCGTggagaatgttttatttagaaagaACACCTCCAGCACATTTATCttcacattttgatttttgccaACTCATTCAACATTGCTTAACCCAATAAAGATCAGTGTTGATAAACCATAACTGCTTTCATATTAGGtgttcttatatatatataatca
The Pomacea canaliculata isolate SZHN2017 linkage group LG2, ASM307304v1, whole genome shotgun sequence genome window above contains:
- the LOC112556150 gene encoding uncharacterized protein LOC112556150 isoform X1, yielding MNNADDRWNDVNISRSGPEFRYYQKVIPTGPQDVTLKELANASPCYDGHLYLNNTCLEVVPDPPVFVNWSQARSICSQKFGRLAVLDSPILESILSKLPNFGLKKNYYIDIVRRSDGVLIWGATGGVCSLQRPPWYNGQPDNYKLGSAPENCGNIEDTATSYRYLDVPCNLSRGYICQYGKSSVRRSLT
- the LOC112556150 gene encoding uncharacterized protein LOC112556150 isoform X2, with protein sequence MNNADDRWNDVNISRSGPEFRYYQKVIPTGPQDVTLKELANASPCYDGHLYLNNTCLEVVPDPPVFVNWSQARSICSQKFGRLAVLDSPILESILSKLPNFGLKKNYYIDIVRRSDGVLIWGATGGVCSLQRPPWYNGQPDNYKLGSAPENCGNIEDTATSYRYLDVPCNLSRGYICQYAPWVHYVW